A genomic region of Chryseobacterium sp. KACC 21268 contains the following coding sequences:
- a CDS encoding beta-ketoacyl-[acyl-carrier-protein] synthase family protein has protein sequence MSQKIAITGMGIISSIGNNVGENFISLTTGKHGISDIELFETRHAGSIKTGEIKLSNEELVQKLQLDEDNNVTRTALLGMVAAKEAVESAGISDINEYRTGLISSTSVGGMDITEKYFYTYEDFPEKQKYIDAHDAGNSSLAIAELLGLKGMVSTISTACSSAANAIMMGAKLIKNGVLDRVIVGGTDSLSKFTLNGFNTLMILTDSYNTPFDNDRKGLNLGEAAAFLVLESDEIVKKENKKVLAYLSGYGNANDAHHQTASSENGQGAFLAMEKALKVSGLDKENIDYINVHGTATPNNDLSEGIAMIRIFGENQVPEFSSTKAFTGHTLAAAAGIEAVYSILAMQNNVIFPNLNFKTKMEEFDLTPVTELKEKNINHVLSNSFGFGGNCSTLIFSK, from the coding sequence ATGAGTCAAAAAATTGCCATTACAGGGATGGGCATCATTTCCTCCATTGGTAACAATGTCGGGGAAAATTTTATTTCGCTTACGACCGGTAAACACGGTATTTCAGACATCGAACTGTTTGAAACACGCCACGCCGGAAGCATCAAAACGGGCGAGATAAAATTGTCTAATGAAGAACTTGTGCAGAAACTTCAGCTGGATGAAGACAACAATGTTACAAGAACCGCTTTGTTGGGGATGGTAGCCGCAAAAGAAGCTGTAGAAAGCGCCGGAATTTCGGATATCAACGAGTACAGAACCGGACTCATCTCCTCCACCAGCGTAGGCGGAATGGACATCACCGAAAAATATTTCTACACCTACGAAGATTTCCCTGAAAAGCAAAAATACATCGACGCTCACGACGCTGGAAATTCATCTTTGGCAATTGCCGAGTTATTGGGTCTGAAGGGAATGGTTTCTACCATCAGCACGGCCTGTTCGTCTGCAGCCAATGCGATTATGATGGGCGCAAAACTCATCAAAAACGGAGTTTTAGACCGTGTAATTGTCGGCGGTACAGATTCACTTTCAAAGTTTACTTTGAATGGATTTAATACGCTGATGATTTTGACGGATTCTTACAACACACCATTTGACAACGACAGAAAAGGTCTGAACTTAGGCGAAGCAGCCGCTTTCCTGGTTTTGGAATCTGATGAAATTGTCAAAAAAGAAAATAAAAAAGTCCTCGCTTATCTTTCCGGTTATGGAAATGCCAACGATGCGCACCACCAAACCGCATCCTCGGAAAACGGACAAGGCGCTTTTTTAGCAATGGAAAAAGCTTTGAAAGTTTCAGGTTTAGATAAAGAAAACATCGATTACATCAACGTTCACGGTACCGCAACTCCGAATAATGATTTGTCTGAAGGCATTGCAATGATTCGGATTTTTGGTGAAAATCAGGTTCCGGAATTCAGTTCTACGAAAGCGTTTACGGGTCATACTTTGGCGGCGGCGGCGGGAATTGAAGCCGTTTATTCGATTTTGGCGATGCAGAACAATGTTATTTTTCCAAATTTAAATTTTAAAACCAAAATGGAAGAATTTGATTTGACGCCGGTTACCGAACTGAAAGAAAAAAATATCAATCACGTACTTTCCAATTCATTTGGATTTGGCGGAAACTGTTCAACTTTAATTTTTTCTAAATAA
- a CDS encoding beta-ketoacyl synthase N-terminal-like domain-containing protein, producing MSAVYINSVACISVQDTLNENFFDTLKPENSIQILKAIEPNYKEFIPPAMSRRMSKTVKMSSVASTKALKEAGIEKPDSIIVGTGMGCSQDSEKFLKNVLENNEEFLTPTFFIQSTHNTVSGQIALGLQCHGYNFTYVNSSSSLEFSMLDAKLQILDGEAENVLVGSTDEQTERTMELYKLSNSIKKEENLPVDYLNSTTQGVIWGEGSSFFVLGKDKTEASYAQLKDIQIFNSLELNETQQFIENFLIKNNLKNEEIDAVILGFSGDSESNVYYKNASQLFPNSSLLYYKHLSGEFNTASGFSTFMACQILKNQVIPEVMKINDVKKERIQNILLYNHLGGIDHSLVLLEKA from the coding sequence ATGAGTGCGGTTTACATCAACAGTGTCGCCTGCATCTCGGTTCAGGACACTTTAAACGAAAATTTCTTCGACACTTTAAAACCTGAAAATTCAATTCAGATTTTAAAAGCCATCGAGCCCAACTATAAAGAATTCATTCCGCCCGCGATGAGCCGGAGAATGTCTAAAACGGTCAAAATGAGCTCCGTAGCTTCTACGAAAGCTTTAAAAGAAGCAGGAATTGAAAAACCCGATTCTATCATCGTCGGAACTGGAATGGGCTGTTCTCAGGATTCTGAAAAGTTCCTGAAAAATGTTTTGGAAAACAATGAAGAATTTCTGACACCAACGTTTTTCATTCAATCAACGCACAACACGGTTTCAGGACAGATTGCTCTGGGATTGCAATGTCACGGCTATAATTTCACGTACGTCAACAGCTCATCTTCACTCGAATTTTCAATGCTGGATGCGAAACTTCAGATTTTGGATGGTGAGGCAGAAAATGTTTTAGTAGGTTCAACGGACGAACAAACGGAAAGAACGATGGAGCTCTATAAATTGAGTAATTCCATTAAAAAAGAAGAAAATCTTCCGGTTGATTATTTGAATTCAACGACGCAAGGTGTGATTTGGGGCGAAGGCTCAAGCTTTTTTGTTTTAGGCAAAGACAAAACTGAAGCTTCTTATGCACAACTCAAAGATATTCAAATTTTTAACTCATTAGAACTTAATGAAACTCAACAATTCATTGAAAATTTTTTAATTAAAAACAATTTGAAAAACGAAGAGATTGATGCTGTGATTTTAGGTTTCAGCGGAGATTCAGAATCGAATGTTTATTACAAAAATGCATCGCAATTATTTCCAAATTCTTCATTACTCTATTATAAACACTTGAGTGGAGAATTTAATACAGCAAGCGGTTTTTCAACATTTATGGCCTGTCAGATTCTGAAAAATCAGGTGATTCCGGAAGTGATGAAAATTAATGATGTGAAAAAAGAAAGGATTCAAAATATTCTTTTGTACAATCATTTGGGAGGAATTGACCACAGTTTGGTTTTGCTGGAAAAGGCTTAA
- a CDS encoding phosphopantetheine-binding protein — MEDLKLELKNKIIEVLNLEDVAVEEIKDTDPLFGGGLGLDSIDALELIVLLDKDYGIKLSDPKKGKEIFQSIEVMAKYIEENRTK; from the coding sequence ATGGAAGATTTAAAATTAGAATTAAAAAACAAAATCATAGAAGTTCTTAACCTTGAGGACGTTGCAGTAGAAGAAATCAAAGATACAGACCCACTTTTCGGTGGCGGTCTTGGTTTGGATTCTATCGACGCTTTGGAATTAATCGTACTTCTAGACAAAGACTACGGAATCAAATTATCAGACCCGAAAAAAGGAAAAGAAATCTTCCAATCCATCGAAGTGATGGCAAAATACATCGAAGAAAACAGAACAAAATAA